The Thermus neutrinimicus genome window below encodes:
- a CDS encoding heat shock protein transcriptional repressor HspR — protein sequence KDRPVYVISVAAELLEMHPQTLRLYERKGLIKPKRSGGKTRLYSERDIERLREIRRLTQELGVNLAGVEEIMRLRSELEALQARFEAEVARLKLLLLEEGKTLSEGSSMGA from the coding sequence CAAGGACCGTCCCGTGTACGTGATCTCTGTGGCGGCGGAGCTCTTGGAGATGCACCCGCAGACCCTGAGGCTTTACGAGCGGAAGGGTTTGATCAAGCCGAAGCGGTCGGGTGGGAAGACGCGGCTTTACTCGGAGCGGGACATTGAGAGGCTGAGGGAGATCCGCCGTCTGACGCAGGAGCTTGGGGTGAACCTGGCGGGGGTGGAGGAGATCATGCGGCTCCGTTCGGAGCTGGAGGCCCTGCAGGCCCGTTTTGAGGCCGAGGTGGCCCGGCTGAAGCTCCTTCTCCTCGAGGAGGGCAAGACCCTTTCCGAAGGGAGTAGCATGGGGGCGTGA